From the bacterium genome, one window contains:
- a CDS encoding inorganic diphosphatase, which yields MNLFELPPGNKPPTEISCVDEKILAVPLSDPAFETYHRLDDVPPHFLRSMDHFFRIYKELENKEVTSMGWQDRWVAEKIITGCIEAWRMKKG from the coding sequence ATGAATCTCTTTGAACTCCCGCCGGGAAACAAGCCGCCGACCGAAATCTCGTGCGTGGACGAAAAGATTCTGGCCGTTCCGCTCAGCGATCCCGCCTTCGAGACCTATCACCGCCTGGACGACGTTCCGCCACACTTCCTGCGCTCGATGGATCACTTCTTCCGCATCTACAAGGAGCTCGAAAACAAGGAAGTGACCTCGATGGGTTGGCAGGATCGCTGGGTTGCCGAAAAGATCATCACCGGCTGCATCGAAGCGTGGCGGATGAAGAAGGGATGA
- a CDS encoding MBL fold metallo-hydrolase has product MISRTLPISFLFLATLALAALPDPKWTASDELTVAKLDEDVYVVVHEREWPYNSLIVMMPDSMLVLVDTPTTPEATRDLLEWCRENLHYARAIAVNTHFHVDCLGGNAALREMNVPAYGSEMTVQLLAERQAEIRAVMANVESDSVELAEVDTSILAHLPPDHVFPADSGLVLTFGGDSVIFYYPGPAHTRDNIVVWFPAQKALFGGCMIRGGNSLGNLADADTVHWAESVRKLKRFPARFVVSGHSLIFTPDLIENTLRLFH; this is encoded by the coding sequence GTGATTTCGCGAACCCTACCGATTTCTTTCCTATTTCTCGCAACCCTCGCGCTCGCCGCGCTGCCCGACCCGAAATGGACGGCCAGCGATGAGCTGACCGTTGCCAAGCTCGATGAAGATGTGTACGTCGTCGTGCACGAGCGGGAGTGGCCGTACAATTCGCTGATCGTGATGATGCCCGATTCGATGCTGGTCTTGGTGGACACGCCGACCACACCCGAAGCCACCCGCGATCTGCTCGAATGGTGCCGCGAGAATCTGCACTATGCGCGAGCCATTGCCGTGAACACGCACTTTCACGTGGATTGTCTGGGCGGAAACGCGGCGCTGCGGGAGATGAACGTCCCCGCCTACGGAAGCGAGATGACGGTGCAATTGCTGGCCGAGCGGCAAGCCGAGATTCGAGCGGTGATGGCAAACGTGGAGAGCGATTCGGTAGAGCTCGCGGAAGTGGACACTTCGATTCTCGCCCATCTGCCGCCCGACCACGTCTTTCCCGCCGATTCCGGTCTGGTTCTTACGTTCGGGGGGGATTCGGTGATTTTTTACTATCCGGGTCCGGCCCACACCCGCGACAACATCGTGGTCTGGTTTCCCGCACAGAAAGCTCTATTCGGCGGTTGCATGATCCGAGGCGGGAACTCACTCGGCAACCTTGCCGACGCCGACACCGTTCACTGGGCCGAGTCGGTGCGTAAGCTCAAGCGCTTCCCGGCCCGGTTCGTGGTCTCGGGCCACAGCCTGATTTTCACACCTGATCTCATCGAAAACACGCTCCGGCTCTTCCATTGA
- a CDS encoding T9SS type A sorting domain-containing protein, producing the protein MKSTTTLLWGLVALLSLTALSFSQITITSANVPPVGSTIYNASTEEVTLSVGSGGANQTWDFSSYDFTGDESTNIVAPSSTPYAGDFPTATHAFTMYDEPVTGYSYTRITSNGAFMMGYAGDYEEQQMVIHFNPEETTFVFPCTYQTNWTSVSEWSWEPMPGFTMIIHDSTIYVCDGWGTVITPWGSWPCLRIQEHVFTTMTIPPLPPQITEDYGYSFRTGYTGIWAWNAVDEADPNFTQGYLSAAATTPLAIETPRGPLAENFRIGQNYPNPFNPSTTLPVELTKTGSVTLKIYDETGRLVSSEEFELPMGQHNLPVDGANWATGTYFARVTASGQSQTVKMQLVK; encoded by the coding sequence ATGAAATCAACCACAACACTTCTTTGGGGACTCGTTGCTCTTCTGAGCCTGACCGCGCTGTCATTCAGTCAGATCACGATCACCTCCGCCAACGTGCCGCCCGTCGGCAGCACCATCTACAATGCTTCGACAGAGGAGGTCACGCTGAGTGTCGGTTCGGGCGGCGCCAACCAGACTTGGGACTTCTCCAGCTACGACTTCACCGGCGATGAGTCCACCAACATCGTCGCTCCCAGTTCCACTCCCTATGCCGGCGATTTCCCCACGGCAACCCATGCCTTCACCATGTATGATGAACCGGTGACCGGCTATTCGTACACTCGGATCACCAGCAATGGAGCCTTCATGATGGGCTATGCCGGGGACTACGAAGAGCAGCAGATGGTCATTCATTTCAATCCGGAAGAGACCACCTTTGTTTTCCCCTGCACCTATCAAACGAATTGGACGTCGGTTTCGGAGTGGTCGTGGGAGCCGATGCCGGGCTTCACCATGATCATACATGATTCCACGATCTACGTCTGCGACGGCTGGGGAACGGTGATTACGCCGTGGGGATCGTGGCCCTGTCTGCGAATTCAGGAGCACGTCTTCACGACGATGACCATTCCTCCGCTGCCACCGCAGATTACCGAAGACTACGGCTATTCCTTTCGGACAGGCTACACTGGGATATGGGCTTGGAACGCCGTCGATGAAGCCGATCCGAATTTTACTCAGGGCTATCTCTCGGCCGCCGCAACTACACCGCTGGCCATCGAAACTCCGCGCGGGCCGCTGGCCGAGAACTTCCGGATCGGACAGAACTATCCGAACCCCTTCAATCCTTCCACCACGCTGCCGGTGGAACTGACCAAGACCGGTTCGGTCACACTCAAGATCTATGATGAGACCGGACGGCTGGTATCGAGTGAGGAATTCGAGCTCCCGATGGGGCAGCACAACCTTCCGGTGGACGGTGCAAACTGGGCAACCGGCACCTACTTCGCCCGCGTCACCGCTTCCGGCCAGTCGCAGACCGTGAAGATGCAGCTCGTGAAATGA
- a CDS encoding TerC family protein codes for MSPLIIKWVIFNLFVVAMLALDLGVFHRKAHEVKMKEALLWSGFWILLSLLFNVFVYFWKGPGPALEFLTGYLIEKSLSVDNIFVFVMLFSYFRVPPQYQHRVLFWGILGALVLRGILIAVGAVLIANFEWVIYVFGAFLIYTGFKMAVQKEHGVDPSHNPVVNWFRKFVPITKYYCGQRLVVGKMGKIVATPLMLVLVTVEFTDLVFALDSIPAIFAVTRDPFIVYTSNVFAILGLRALYFALAGVVHKFGYLKLGLGVVLTFVGVKMLLSHTRFEIATAWALVVVGIIITLSIVASLLWPKKTPPPETPGI; via the coding sequence GTGTCCCCCCTCATCATCAAGTGGGTGATCTTCAACCTGTTCGTCGTGGCGATGCTGGCGCTCGATCTGGGCGTGTTCCATCGCAAGGCGCACGAGGTGAAGATGAAGGAAGCGCTCCTCTGGAGCGGCTTCTGGATCCTGCTCTCCCTCCTCTTCAACGTCTTCGTTTACTTCTGGAAGGGACCCGGTCCGGCCCTCGAATTCCTCACCGGCTACCTGATCGAGAAGTCGCTGAGCGTGGACAACATCTTCGTGTTCGTGATGCTGTTCTCGTATTTCCGGGTGCCGCCGCAGTATCAGCATCGCGTATTATTCTGGGGAATTTTGGGCGCGCTCGTTCTGCGGGGGATTCTCATCGCGGTGGGGGCGGTGCTTATCGCGAATTTCGAGTGGGTGATCTACGTCTTCGGCGCGTTCCTCATCTACACCGGATTCAAGATGGCCGTGCAGAAGGAACACGGCGTGGACCCGTCGCACAATCCGGTGGTGAACTGGTTCCGCAAGTTCGTGCCGATCACCAAGTATTATTGCGGCCAGCGGCTGGTGGTGGGCAAGATGGGCAAGATCGTGGCCACGCCGCTGATGCTGGTGCTGGTCACGGTCGAGTTCACCGATTTGGTTTTCGCGCTGGATTCGATTCCCGCCATTTTCGCCGTCACCCGCGATCCGTTCATCGTTTACACCTCCAACGTGTTCGCGATTCTCGGCCTGCGCGCGCTCTATTTCGCGCTGGCCGGCGTGGTGCATAAGTTCGGCTATCTCAAGCTCGGTCTGGGAGTGGTGCTCACGTTCGTGGGCGTGAAGATGCTGCTCTCGCACACCCGCTTCGAGATCGCGACGGCGTGGGCGCTTGTGGTGGTGGGAATTATCATTACCCTTTCGATCGTTGCCTCGCTCCTCTGGCCGAAAAAGACTCCCCCGCCGGAAACGCCGGGAATTTGA
- a CDS encoding GNAT family N-acetyltransferase codes for MSTTFPPATSADVPDLLSMMRELYEYDHSPFDEQEHRRALVDLLANANFGRLWLIQFNGETVGYVILAFGYSLEFRGRDAFVDELFVCEPFRGRGIGSEALRFVEMAARELGIKALHLEVTRANARAQEVYRKFGYQDHDRYLMTKWLG; via the coding sequence ATGTCCACGACCTTCCCTCCCGCCACCTCCGCCGACGTTCCCGATCTGCTCTCGATGATGCGCGAACTGTACGAGTACGATCATTCGCCGTTTGATGAGCAGGAACACCGCCGCGCTCTCGTGGATCTTCTGGCCAATGCGAACTTCGGCCGCCTGTGGCTGATTCAGTTCAATGGCGAGACGGTGGGCTATGTGATCCTTGCTTTCGGATACAGTCTCGAGTTCCGGGGGCGAGATGCCTTCGTGGATGAACTGTTCGTTTGCGAGCCGTTTCGCGGCCGGGGAATCGGCAGCGAAGCCCTGCGATTTGTGGAGATGGCCGCCCGCGAACTCGGAATCAAGGCTCTCCACCTTGAAGTCACCCGCGCCAACGCCCGTGCGCAAGAGGTCTACCGCAAGTTCGGCTACCAAGACCATGACCGTTACCTGATGACAAAATGGCTGGGGTAG